In Clostridiales bacterium, the sequence AATATAAATGGGAGGCTAAGCCACGGAATCTTATTTTTCTAGGCCAGCCGAGCGTCAAGATTCACTTTGTCTCGTTTCACTTCCATTTTGGGATACGCATAGCGTCAGGTATCATAAAAAAATTTTTAGCTTGTGAGCTATTTCGGCTTGAGAATGGTAAAATGATTACAGGAATATACTGGATAAATATGAAATTCCTATAATTGAAGTGAAGGCAAATATGCAAATTCAAGGAGAAATATGAACATTTATGATATTAGAGATATCGTGAAAAGCGGTATAAGTGAAAATGAAATTGGAAACAAGGCGTATAATCTTGGAAAACTGTATGATGCAGGATTGCGTATTCCGGAAGGTTTTGTAATAGCGATTGACTGTTTCTACGACTGTGTGAAGGCAAATAATGCAGGTAATTTATTGAAAAAGGCACATGATAATAACGGCATTTTGCAGTTTCGTGAACAAATCTTAAGCTTTATGCTGCCATCGGAATTGATGGATTCTATAAACAAACGGATTGAGAAAATCGGGTATCCCGTGATTGTCCGGTCTTCATCGACATTAGAAGATACCGGAAAAAGCAGCATGGCGGGCATGTTCTTGTCTGTACCTGGAATAGAGAACCAGACGCAGTTGGCCAAGGCTGTCTTGGAGGTGTGGGCAAGTGCATATTATAATTGCTTTGAAAAAAATCTGCCGATCGGAATCGTAGTTCAAAAGTATTTCAGTTCGGAATTGGGCGGAGTGGTTTTTTCAAAGCATCCGTTTGGAAAGGATTGCTTCTATGGCGAGTATTCGCTGTCGGGCGCAGAAAATGTTGTGGACGGAAAAGAAAACGGCGCCTTTGAAATAACAGAATCAGACGAGCTGATAGGAGATGACCGCTGCATCGCTAAATACGCGAAGCATTTGGCAGCGGCAATAATTCAGATTAGGGAGTATTTCCATTGCCAGGTGGACGTCGAGTGGTTGATTAGCGGTGGGCAGTTGTATATTCTGCAAGCAAGACAAATCACGAGATATATTCACAAAAAGAAAGTCACGGGGTTCAGAATTGTAGATGCAGATGACTTTGGTACTTTAAAAAAAATCGATATGTCGTCATTTTACAATCGCTATATGAAGTGGTTTGACAAAAGGGCGATGCTGCGTAATCTCTGCCGAAAGAGCAATGTTGACATACCGATTGTAAAATATGTTTTTTATAACAATGAAAACTTGGACATGGATCAGATCGACCTGGAATTTGCAAGGGCGGATATTATAAAGATTGAAAGCAATGAAAAAGTCAGGACAAAAAGGAAGGAAGATGTAGAAGATTATCTTCGGGATGTGGCGGATAAAACGAAAGATGGCATTTCGATTGTCCGTTTACAGGAGATTACACCGACGGAGTACTGTGGCAATGCCTGTATGACAGAAGACGGGAATATATATATTGAATGCATGCCTGGCGGCTTCGGCGGATTTCTGAGTGGAGAACTTGATTTTTCACACTACTTAATGAGTGTGGACGGCAGAATCCTCAGCAGAGACATATTGTACTATGACTATATTTGGAAGATGAATGATATTTCAAAAAGGTTTGATAAAGCCCGCTTGGACAAAGCAGTTCCAGGAAGTCTGTCAAAAGGAATATTGGCAGATATCATAAAGATGACGGTATCACTTGATAAGATAAGTGAAAATATTAAAATTGAGTTCGAGGTAGCCGGCAACAAGGCATATTTTAATGATGCAACCCTGGATCACAAGGGAATATATTCCAAACTTGTAATTGACAAAGTTATATCAGCAGGCGATTTTTTGGAGAACTTAAAGTAATGACGGAGGAAGAGCTTAGGGAATTAAAGGAACAACTTGGCGGAAGAAGCTTCATTGCGGAAAGTGAATTTATCAGAAAAAGCAAGAAATATTTAAAAGAAAGGCTCAAGGATGAATCCGTTAGGGAAGTACTGGTAGCGCCATATCCAGATCCATGCTTGTCTGCACTGGTTTCTTACTATGAGGGCTTTATATTTGAACGTGGCGGATTGCTGTCACATCTTGCAATCATATTAAGAGAGCAGAACAAGCCTGCAGTCATTCACAGAGGGATATCTGGCTATGCTGATGGAGCAGATGTTGAAATGATTCAGGGAAAAGTAAATATATACTGAAATGAAAGACGATTAAGAGAAAAAGAAATGGAATTTGAGAAAATTACAAAATATATAAATGGATTATATAAAAAATACATTTCGGAGATTGAGTTATGATTTCAGTCAAAAAATAAGATGATAACAGATAAAATAGCGAATAATATTTATTATAAAAGTAAAAGATGAAAAACCCCCGCCTTAATTGACGAGGGATATTT encodes:
- a CDS encoding PEP/pyruvate-binding domain-containing protein — protein: MNIYDIRDIVKSGISENEIGNKAYNLGKLYDAGLRIPEGFVIAIDCFYDCVKANNAGNLLKKAHDNNGILQFREQILSFMLPSELMDSINKRIEKIGYPVIVRSSSTLEDTGKSSMAGMFLSVPGIENQTQLAKAVLEVWASAYYNCFEKNLPIGIVVQKYFSSELGGVVFSKHPFGKDCFYGEYSLSGAENVVDGKENGAFEITESDELIGDDRCIAKYAKHLAAAIIQIREYFHCQVDVEWLISGGQLYILQARQITRYIHKKKVTGFRIVDADDFGTLKKIDMSSFYNRYMKWFDKRAMLRNLCRKSNVDIPIVKYVFYNNENLDMDQIDLEFARADIIKIESNEKVRTKRKEDVEDYLRDVADKTKDGISIVRLQEITPTEYCGNACMTEDGNIYIECMPGGFGGFLSGELDFSHYLMSVDGRILSRDILYYDYIWKMNDISKRFDKARLDKAVPGSLSKGILADIIKMTVSLDKISENIKIEFEVAGNKAYFNDATLDHKGIYSKLVIDKVISAGDFLENLK
- a CDS encoding PEP-utilizing enzyme, producing the protein MTEEELRELKEQLGGRSFIAESEFIRKSKKYLKERLKDESVREVLVAPYPDPCLSALVSYYEGFIFERGGLLSHLAIILREQNKPAVIHRGISGYADGADVEMIQGKVNIY